The following proteins come from a genomic window of Hypanus sabinus isolate sHypSab1 chromosome 9, sHypSab1.hap1, whole genome shotgun sequence:
- the LOC132399779 gene encoding E3 ubiquitin-protein ligase RNF114-like isoform X2: protein MAMNFEEDASRPNETGGDDKEALTCPVCLEIFENPMRIECNHIFCSNCLSALQKPKKPICAVCRFPLKGATRAVEIERKLEVTLTSCSGCGTQVYMNKLRSHNASCPKYQDFISEGVKASMKDQHPSLSMPNRFTFTCPFCNAKNLDQDSLVEHCISSHTGEYAKRVCPICSSMPWGDPNFKSADLIQHLKIRHRFSYDTFVDYNVDEDEMLQEAIELSLQDRSMRY, encoded by the exons ATGGCGATGAATTTCGAAGAGGACGCCTCACGTCCTAATGAAACAGGAGGGGATGACAAAGAAGCTTTAACCTGCCCCGTTTGCTTAGAAATTTTTGAAAATCCAATGCGAATCGAATGTAACCATAT ATTTTGCAGCAATTGCCTATCTGCACTCCAGAAGCCAAAAAAGCCAATTTGTGCTGTATGTCGCTTTCCTCTGAAAGGTGCAACCAGAGCTGTTGAAATTGAGAGGAAATTAGAAGTCACCCTTACAAGCTGCAGTGGCTGTGGAACTCAG GTTTACATGAATAAGTTGCGATCCCATAATGCATCATGTCCAAAATATCAGGACTTTATTTCGGAGGGAGTGAAAGCTTCCATGAAAGATCAGCATCCCAGTCTTAG CATGCCCAATCGATTTACTTTTACTTGTCCATTCTGCAATGCAAAAAACTTGGACCAAGACAGCTTGGTTGAACATTGTATTTCAAGCCATACTGGAGAATATGCAAAACGG GTTTGCCCTATTTGCTCTTCCATGCCGTGGGGTGACCCAAACTTCAAAAGTGCAGACTTGATACAACATTTGAAAATTCGTCATAGATTTTCATATGATACTTTTGTG gattATAATGTGGATGAAGATGAAATGCTCCAGGAAGCCATTGAACTATCACTTCAAGATAGAAGTATGAGATATTAG
- the LOC132399779 gene encoding E3 ubiquitin-protein ligase RNF114-like isoform X3, giving the protein MDLAKSTVRHPSKLRFCSNCLSALQKPKKPICAVCRFPLKGATRAVEIERKLEVTLTSCSGCGTQVYMNKLRSHNASCPKYQDFISEGVKASMKDQHPSLSMPNRFTFTCPFCNAKNLDQDSLVEHCISSHTGEYAKRVCPICSSMPWGDPNFKSADLIQHLKIRHRFSYDTFVDYNVDEDEMLQEAIELSLQDRSMRY; this is encoded by the exons ATTTTGCAGCAATTGCCTATCTGCACTCCAGAAGCCAAAAAAGCCAATTTGTGCTGTATGTCGCTTTCCTCTGAAAGGTGCAACCAGAGCTGTTGAAATTGAGAGGAAATTAGAAGTCACCCTTACAAGCTGCAGTGGCTGTGGAACTCAG GTTTACATGAATAAGTTGCGATCCCATAATGCATCATGTCCAAAATATCAGGACTTTATTTCGGAGGGAGTGAAAGCTTCCATGAAAGATCAGCATCCCAGTCTTAG CATGCCCAATCGATTTACTTTTACTTGTCCATTCTGCAATGCAAAAAACTTGGACCAAGACAGCTTGGTTGAACATTGTATTTCAAGCCATACTGGAGAATATGCAAAACGG GTTTGCCCTATTTGCTCTTCCATGCCGTGGGGTGACCCAAACTTCAAAAGTGCAGACTTGATACAACATTTGAAAATTCGTCATAGATTTTCATATGATACTTTTGTG gattATAATGTGGATGAAGATGAAATGCTCCAGGAAGCCATTGAACTATCACTTCAAGATAGAAGTATGAGATATTAG
- the LOC132399779 gene encoding E3 ubiquitin-protein ligase RNF114-like isoform X1: MLRPAPPPFDVCHLRKQTAVEMAMNFEEDASRPNETGGDDKEALTCPVCLEIFENPMRIECNHIFCSNCLSALQKPKKPICAVCRFPLKGATRAVEIERKLEVTLTSCSGCGTQVYMNKLRSHNASCPKYQDFISEGVKASMKDQHPSLSMPNRFTFTCPFCNAKNLDQDSLVEHCISSHTGEYAKRVCPICSSMPWGDPNFKSADLIQHLKIRHRFSYDTFVDYNVDEDEMLQEAIELSLQDRSMRY; encoded by the exons ATGTTGAGACCCGCTCCGCCTCCATTTGACGTTTGCCATTTGCGGAAACAGACCGCAGTAGAAATGGCGATGAATTTCGAAGAGGACGCCTCACGTCCTAATGAAACAGGAGGGGATGACAAAGAAGCTTTAACCTGCCCCGTTTGCTTAGAAATTTTTGAAAATCCAATGCGAATCGAATGTAACCATAT ATTTTGCAGCAATTGCCTATCTGCACTCCAGAAGCCAAAAAAGCCAATTTGTGCTGTATGTCGCTTTCCTCTGAAAGGTGCAACCAGAGCTGTTGAAATTGAGAGGAAATTAGAAGTCACCCTTACAAGCTGCAGTGGCTGTGGAACTCAG GTTTACATGAATAAGTTGCGATCCCATAATGCATCATGTCCAAAATATCAGGACTTTATTTCGGAGGGAGTGAAAGCTTCCATGAAAGATCAGCATCCCAGTCTTAG CATGCCCAATCGATTTACTTTTACTTGTCCATTCTGCAATGCAAAAAACTTGGACCAAGACAGCTTGGTTGAACATTGTATTTCAAGCCATACTGGAGAATATGCAAAACGG GTTTGCCCTATTTGCTCTTCCATGCCGTGGGGTGACCCAAACTTCAAAAGTGCAGACTTGATACAACATTTGAAAATTCGTCATAGATTTTCATATGATACTTTTGTG gattATAATGTGGATGAAGATGAAATGCTCCAGGAAGCCATTGAACTATCACTTCAAGATAGAAGTATGAGATATTAG